The following DNA comes from Candidatus Sulfotelmatobacter sp..
ACCCGAAATCGAGAAAACGTCTTCCACCGGCATCAGGAACGGCCCGTCGATCAGCCGCTGCGGCTGCGGTATGTAGCTGTCGAGCGCCTCCGCCAGCTTCATGATCGACCCCGCCCCCATCTCGCTCGTGTCCCCGTCCAACGCCATCTTCGCCGACCCAATCACGATCGGCGTCTTGTCCCCAGGAAACTGGTACTTCGACAACAGCTCCCGCACCTCGAGCTCCACCAGCTCCAGCAGCTCCTTGTCGTCCACCATGTCCGCCTTGTTGAGGTACACCACGATGTAGGGCACCCCCACCTGCCGCGCCAGCAAAATGTGCTCCCGCGTCTGCGGCATCGGCCCGTCCGCCGCACTCACCACCAGAATCGCCCCGTCCATCTGCGCCGCACCCGTGATCATGTTCTTGATGTAGTCGGCGTGCCCCGGACAGTCCACGTGCGCGTAGTGCCTCTTCTCCGTCTCGTACTCCACGTGCGCCGTATTGATCGTGATCCCCCGCGCCTTCTCCTCCGGCGCGTTGTCGATCTGGTCGTATGCCTTCACCTCCCCACCGTACTTCTTCGCCAGCACCATCGTCATCGCCGCCGTCAGCGTCGTCTTCCCGTGGTCCACGTGTCCGATCGTCCCCACGTTCACATGCGGCTTCGTACGCTCGTATTTCGCCTTCGCCATGTGCGACTCCTGAATTCGGGGTCTAGGAACTGCAGAACGACGGTGCGGATCGACTCACGGATCGGGTGGCGGTCCCCGGTGGAACTCCGCCTGCTTCGCGAGATGTCATGTACCGCTCTCGTGATCGGGCGCGTCTCGAACCCGATTCCGCAAGCGTGGAGCCCACGATCGGAATCGAACCGATGACCTTCTCCTTACCATGGAGATGCTCTACCGACTGAGCTACGTGGGCTTGCGACGCCCGAAACGTCCGAGAACAGCAGCACCGAGATGCGCGAGCAAGGATGGCGCGCTGCACTGGACGGAAGTCGAGGTGGCTCGACGTCCCGGGCGTCGAAAAGACGCACTTCCCCGAAGCGTCCTTCCGGTGGGAAACACGCCTGGGGAATCGAACGAGCACGGCAATCTACCGCCCACGATCCGCGTATGTCAACTAAATTTTGGGGGTTGGGAGATCCTCGACAACCCCGATCTGATCCCCGCTTTGGAGTCCAGGACGGGGGGGCGGGGAGCTACCCGGCGGGGAGATTTTGCGACGATCTGCCATTTGGCGGGGCAGAAGCCTCTGGAAGGCGCCGGCCGGATGAAGGATGGAGCGGGAAACGGGATTCGAACCCGCGACCCTCAGCTTGGAAGGCTGACGCTCTACCACTGAGCTATTCCCGCTCGAGGCGCTGAGCTTACGACGAAACGACTGGTGGAGGGGGAAGGATTCGAACCTTCGAAGGCGTACGCCGGCAGATTTACAGTCTGCTCCCTTTGGCCGCTCGGGCACCCCTCCAGACTTCTCGTTCGTTGAGGGTCCGCTCACTCGAGGGAGCGGAGACGATCAGAGCTGGCGAAGGGACTCGAACCCCCAACCACCTCATTACAAATGAGATGCTCTACCAATTGAGCTACGCCAGCAGAGTAGGACGAGTCCGGCCTGGACTCCGAGCCCGCGGAATCTAGGAGTGGCTCGAAGGAGTGTCAAGGCTCGATAGGTCATCGCGTTCACCAGAATCGAAAAGGCAGCCGAGAGAAGTCGGAACTTCGACTTTCTGGCTGCCTCTTCCCGAGAGAACAGGGAGTGACCGGGATGAACCCCACTGCTCTCCCGGCTTCGTTGACCGGGCGTATTTGGTTTTTTTGTTACGAACGGTGAACCACTCTCACAGCTCAGCTGAATCTCGGCCTACTCGAGTTACTCTCACCCCTCTCTTGCGAGCCGACTCAGCGGCAGAACTGGTACGAGCCCCCGGGAGCACGCGGCCCCCGAATACTTCCAGTTCCACATCGGAGTGGGGCGATCGGGCGACTTGCGACGCCGATGGAGGTGCCGTTCTGCGTCGCGGCCGCCCCGACCCTGAGCCCTCTTCCCCCAGAAGACTCTGCCCCTGGTCTCAAGGATGCTGACCTCCTGCTCGACTGCATCCCCGTATCCGCGCTGGGGAACAGCAGGGCTCGTGCCAATTGCATGACTTCGTCGAAACCGCGACGAAACATTGCTGGAATGCCAACAATTTCAAGCCATTGCACGAACGGAGGTTATTCGGACCCCGGCGCGGTCTCGAGCCGACCATGCCCCGGTTGATACCCGGTGGGGTAACACTTCAGGGCTTCAAGGAATCCGGAAAGCTCATGAGCCTCAACGCCGTGGCTCGGGTGTTACCCGGCGGGTAACAGGGTGACGCGATTTCACGAGAGGGAAACACTCGCGCGGGGGTGGGAAGGCGAGTCGCCCAAGAATCAAACGACCACCGCGTGATCGCGCGGTCGAAAGACCGCGGCGAAGGCTTACTGGAGCTGGACGTTCAGCCTGCGGAGGCGCGCGTAGAGCGTCTTGCGGCTCACGCCGAGCATCTGCGCGACGCGGCTCTTGTTGCCGCGCGAGCGCTCCCAGGCCTGCAGGATCGCGCGGCGATCGATCTCGGAGCGATCGGCGGGCAGAGGCAGGCTGATCGCTGCGGCGGTGGCGAGGAACGGCAGCAGGGCGGAAGCGTCCACCAATCGAACACCGGTGTGGAGCGCGGCGAGACGCTTCATCACGTTTTCGAGCTCGCGCACGTTTCCGGGCCAGCCGTAGGTCAGCAGCGCGGCCTCGGCGTCGGTCGCGAGCTGCGGGCCCTCGAGCCCGCCGTAGAACGCGAGAAAGTGCCGGGCCAGCGGCACCACGTCCTCGCGCCGCTCACGAAGCGACGGCAGCCGGATCTCGATCTCGTTCAGGCGGAAGAGGAGATCGCGCCGGAACAACCGCTCGCCGTCCTCGCTGCGCAGCTCGCGATTGGTGGCGGCGATCAGGCGCACGTCGGCGCGGCGGACCTGAGTTTCGCCGAGTCGCAGGTACTCGCCGCTCTCGAGGAAGCGGAGCAGCGTCACCTGCACGTCGGCCGGAAGCTCGCCGACCTCGTCCAGGAACAGCGTGCCGCCGTGAGCCGCCTCGACCAGGCCGACGCCCTCCGCGTGCGCGCCGGTGAAAGCGCCCTTCCGGTGGCCGAACAGCTGCGAGAGCGCCAGGTCGGCGCGCAGCGCGCCGCAGTTCACCGCCAGGAACGGACCCGAGGCCCGCGCCGACTGGCTGTGGATGGTGCGCGCGATCAGTTCCTTGCCGGTTCCGGTCTCGCCCAGCACCAGCACCGAGAGCTCGGTGGCGGCCGCACGCCGGGCCAACTGCTCCACGGCGCGCATCCCGGTCGAGCACGCCACCAAGCCTGGTGCACGAGGGCGACGTCCCAGCACCGTCGCGGGACGAGCGGGCGGAGGAGCGGCCTCGCCGATCAGCCGATGCAGCTCGCTCTCGGCCAGCTCCAGCCAGTAGTGAGTGGGCAACTCCGCGAACGCCGCCACCGCCCGGTAGAGGTGCCGCCGCGACTCGCGCGGATCGCGATGGGCTCGAGCGAGCGCCATCTCGACGCGCCCGATTTCGAGTCGTTCGCGGCAGGCCGCGAGCAGCACGGCCGCCTGATTCCAGTATTGAAGCGCTTCCTCGCGCGCGCCGCGCGCGAACGCGATCTCGCCCGCCACGCGCTCGGCGATCGCCCGCTCGAGCCGGTCGTCGATCCGCTCGGCAAGGCGCGTCGCGCGCTCGCAAGCGAGTCGCGCGTCGTCGAGGCGCTGCAGCGCGCACAGCGACTCGGCGCGGCGGCGCTCCAGCTCGACCACCAGATCGCCTTCGGGCGCGATGCGCTCGGCCAGCGACAGCGCCTCGCGGTAGCGCTCGAGCGCCATTTCCGGGCGCCCGCGATCGAACTCCAGCTCGCCGAGGAACTCCAGCGCCAGCGTTTCCTCGCGCCGCACCCCGGCCGAGCGGCTGCGTTCGAGCGCGCTCAGCAGGCGGGTCTCGGCTTCCACGAAACGCCGCGAGAGCCGCGCCACGTTTCCGAGCCCGATCGTCACCTGCGCCAGCGACCATTGGTCGTTGGTCTGCAGGAACACGCGCTCGGCGCCGCGGTAGCATTCCTCGGCCGCCCCCCAGTCGCCGCTCTTCTGGTGCACGATGCCGAGATTGAGCAGCGCGGGGCCGGTGTTCGAGAACTGCCCGAGCGTACGGTAGACCTCGAGCGCCCCGGACAGGTGCGTGATGGCGGCCTCCCACTCGCACCGGTTCTTGTGGATCAGGCCGAGGTTGGCCCGAATCTGGGCGCTCCGCAGCTCGTCGCCCAGCCGGCGGAACAACGCCAGCGCCTGCTCGTAGTAATCACGAGCCCGGTCCAGATCGCCCAGGCGATAGGCGACCTTCCCGAGCTGAGTCAAAGTCTGCGCGGCCAGCAGCGAGTCTCCCGAGCGATCCGCCAGCTCGAGCGCACGTTCGGCCGAGACACGTGCCTCGTCGAGGCGGCCGATGCGGAACAGGGCCTCGGCGCACTGGCGGTGAATCCGCCCGATCAGGGCGGGAGACTCGATTGCGGACTGGGAGTTCAGCAGCTCGCGGCTGTGTGCGAGTGCGGCCTGGACGTCCCCGCTCGCCAGCCGGCAGTCAATGGCCTTGCTCTCGATGGCCGCGCGACGATCGAGGGACAGCGTGCGCGCTTCAGGGCTCGACAACAGCCGCTGGATGGTCTCGAGGGCCGGCACGTAACTGTCGGCCTGCAGGTAGAGATCCGCGAGCAGCTCGAGGTCGGCGAGCGCCGTTTCGCGCACTCCCGGTGCGCGAACGGCGAGTCGCTCCTCGAGCTGAGAAATGCGATCGGGGTCGTAGCTCGGCACGCCGAAACTCCGGATCAACGATGCAAATCGACGACGAGGGCTAGTAGCGAATCAGACTGATTCGCAGGGCCCGCGCCATCACGGTCAGACGCCACATCCAGACATTGCCCAGGTCGCGGCTGTCACCCACAGACCGCATCGAGAGCGTCGCGTTCCTCGAATACTGAAGGCCGCCAAACTGGCCCGATCCCTTCTTCAAGGTGCCGCCTGACGGTTGGTCAGGATCACCGATTCCGGGCGTGGGAAGACCCCCGCCTCCAGCCGTGCCGTCGCCGCCGCCGGGGCTCCGTGAATCTCCCCGCGAAACGTCGGCAACCGACCCGCCTGGATGCGAGATCGCCAGTGCGGACA
Coding sequences within:
- a CDS encoding GTP-binding protein; translated protein: MAKAKYERTKPHVNVGTIGHVDHGKTTLTAAMTMVLAKKYGGEVKAYDQIDNAPEEKARGITINTAHVEYETEKRHYAHVDCPGHADYIKNMITGAAQMDGAILVVSAADGPMPQTREHILLARQVGVPYIVVYLNKADMVDDKELLELVELEVRELLSKYQFPGDKTPIVIGSAKMALDGDTSEMGAGSIMKLAEALDSYIPQPQRLIDGPFLMPVEDVFSISG
- a CDS encoding sigma 54-interacting transcriptional regulator, whose product is MPSYDPDRISQLEERLAVRAPGVRETALADLELLADLYLQADSYVPALETIQRLLSSPEARTLSLDRRAAIESKAIDCRLASGDVQAALAHSRELLNSQSAIESPALIGRIHRQCAEALFRIGRLDEARVSAERALELADRSGDSLLAAQTLTQLGKVAYRLGDLDRARDYYEQALALFRRLGDELRSAQIRANLGLIHKNRCEWEAAITHLSGALEVYRTLGQFSNTGPALLNLGIVHQKSGDWGAAEECYRGAERVFLQTNDQWSLAQVTIGLGNVARLSRRFVEAETRLLSALERSRSAGVRREETLALEFLGELEFDRGRPEMALERYREALSLAERIAPEGDLVVELERRRAESLCALQRLDDARLACERATRLAERIDDRLERAIAERVAGEIAFARGAREEALQYWNQAAVLLAACRERLEIGRVEMALARAHRDPRESRRHLYRAVAAFAELPTHYWLELAESELHRLIGEAAPPPARPATVLGRRPRAPGLVACSTGMRAVEQLARRAAATELSVLVLGETGTGKELIARTIHSQSARASGPFLAVNCGALRADLALSQLFGHRKGAFTGAHAEGVGLVEAAHGGTLFLDEVGELPADVQVTLLRFLESGEYLRLGETQVRRADVRLIAATNRELRSEDGERLFRRDLLFRLNEIEIRLPSLRERREDVVPLARHFLAFYGGLEGPQLATDAEAALLTYGWPGNVRELENVMKRLAALHTGVRLVDASALLPFLATAAAISLPLPADRSEIDRRAILQAWERSRGNKSRVAQMLGVSRKTLYARLRRLNVQLQ